From Rubripirellula reticaptiva, the proteins below share one genomic window:
- a CDS encoding immunity 53 family protein, with the protein MPDELTRLQSWYDEHCNGDWEHSYGVHIETLDNPGWSLRIDLSGTEYSGRKLAMVENGISGAKRTWTAYYIENDQFCAAGGPSTLPLLIGCFFDWIDSQ; encoded by the coding sequence ATGCCCGACGAACTCACACGCCTTCAGAGCTGGTACGACGAACACTGCAACGGTGACTGGGAACATTCGTACGGAGTGCATATCGAAACACTCGACAATCCGGGCTGGTCGTTGCGGATCGACCTATCCGGCACCGAATACTCCGGGCGTAAACTTGCAATGGTCGAGAATGGCATCTCCGGTGCAAAACGGACTTGGACGGCGTACTACATCGAGAACGATCAATTCTGTGCCGCCGGTGGTCCATCAACTTTGCCGCTTCTAATTGGTTGCTTCTTCGATTGGATTGACTCACAATGA